The genomic DNA TTAAGAAAATCGCGACGCGAAATCCCTTTTCTCGGTGGCGCGAAATCAAGATCGGCTTCGCCTCGATTATCCTCATGCATATTCACTCTCCTTCATTAAGATAGGCATAACGCAGAATCCGGTTACGTTAAATAACGTGAATCTATCCTGCAATCGATCGGTGAATTTCCCTCATATGACCGGCATGAACCAGATGACTGCCAGCCGGCAAGGCTAAAATTGTCATTGGCATGAGACTATCTGTTACAAACTTACAATTAAAGGCGAATAATTATATAATTTTATTCTTGAACGCAATTTCCATACCACCGCAGCCCCCACAGGCTTATTATCCGGCACACCCAACTCTAGCCAACTCCTGCAAAATCATTAAGAAAAACATGACAAAAGCGAGCGGGAAACCATGCGCCATTTGGCTTACCCCACGGTAAAAAGCAACCACCCTCAATAATTAAAACTATATTATTAGCACAAGTTATCGTAATTACTAATATTAGCTACATATAATTATATGGTAATAATATTGCATGCCTAACTATTAATAAATTCATTAACTACTGGACGACCGGACTTACCATTACAATTGGAAAATTTCTCCAGCGTCTGCCGGGCATTCGCGCAGATACAGGATGAGCTTATAAATGTGAAAGACATCTACAACTGAATACCCACCAAAAGCTTGCATCAAGGAGGCACCATGAACCGTTGGCCAAGGAGCGGGTATCACTCCTGCTCATTTATAATAATGGCTCTGGTTGCAACGTTTATCTTTATGCGCCCGGCAACGGCACAAGCGGCTATCGACTGTTATGGCTGTCACGGCAACAAACAGCCTGCCGACATCCGCCCGCTGGATGACCCCTCTGGTGAAAGAAACCCGCTAACAGGTGCTTTTCGGGGTAGCCACCGAAAACATCTCCCGCAAAACTCTTCAAGTTCCAATTGCGAAAAATGTCACTCCGGAAGCTCTACCTATTACAGCGGGCACCGCAATGGTGTAATCTCGCTCAATGCCAAGGTTAACAAGTCCCCGAAAAGGACGGTTTACAAAAATCTTTCTTCAAACGACGCTGCCATCGTTTTCCCTCAGACTCCGGAGCCCGTTGCGGCAGCATGCAGCGGAGCGAACTGCCACTTCGAAGCGCCAACCCCGACCTGGGGTGACCATCTACCTGCCGATACTTGCGCTTCTTGCCATGACGCTCCCCCCAAAGACGGTGCCCACGGCAAGAAGCATGGCGATTATTACGGCACCGGCACTGGAAGCTGCATCAAATGCCATCCTGACCACCGAAATGACCTGAACCCGATCACGCATCCCCTTGAGTCCGGGGAACGGTCTCTCACTGTCGGATTCAACACCCCGCCGAACAGTGGCGGCAGCTATAATGGCGATGTAAATTACCCGAACTATCTTCCCAGCCAGCATCCGGCTCGAAACGGCAGCTGCAGCAACATTTACTGCCATGACGACGGTCAGGGACATGGCCCCAACATGCCCATCACCTGGTCCTCCACCAAAACAACAGCCTGTTTTTCCTGCCATAAAGGAAGATCCGTCGACAATAAACAGTTCAACTGCTACTCAAGCGGCGGGACCTGGAACAGCGACACCCAGATCTGCTCCCCGTACCTCAACATGACGTCTAATGGCCATGGCAGGCTTGTCGGCCCCCAATGGATCAGGAAATACTCCTGCTATTACTGCCACTACAACACCGTCAATACGGCAGGAGAGATCTCAGACAAGACAAAACACGTCAATGGGGTAAAAGATGTAAAAATGGCTCCGGAGTGGAACATTGTCGGGAAAGACGAAGCAAGTTACGAGCAGGCGACCAAGAAATGCTACAACGTTTACTGCCATAGTGACGGCAGCCCGAATCCGGCATCGGTCAGACCGTTCTCGTGGACAGAACCCCAGACCAAATGCAACACGTGCCATGGCCATCCCATCGAGTCGTGCAGTGACACCAGCTGCCATGACGGCAGGACCGACAGCACCGGTAAGATCTGGACCCTGCCGTCCAAATTCCTGAAGCCTGGTACTACCAATGAGTATCAATGGCCACGCGGCGAAGAATGGAAATCAGCAATTCCGATGTTCGTGAACGCGGGCGCCGGCCAGACACGGGCCAACTCACACACAAGGCACATAGAAACCAACTTCTCCTGTGACTTGTGCCATTACCTTACCATCAAACAGGCTGACAACAGCTGCAATGCCACGGGATGTCATCCGCACACCACCGGCTCCATGAACGAAGTCGCCCACCTGAACGGCAACAAACACGTCAACCGTATCCTCGATGTCTCCTTCAAGAATGGCGGGAGTTACAATAAAGACACCAAGACCTGCTCAGGCACGAGCTGCCACATCAACATGGGAACAGACCCCGTATGGGGCGAAACAGTTAATGGCACCATCATCTGCCTAGGCTGCCATGGGACGACCAACGCCGACGTTGACGACTTCGGCGCGATTTTCAACGGCACTCAGGCAAAAATCAATCTTACCGAATGGGCAAACACCGGTCATGGCCGGTATTCAACCTCAGGACGCTATCCCTCGTCAGGAAACCCTGCAGCAAACTTCCCCGGAAACCCCTGCTGGTATTGCCATGACAATAGAGTCTTCCATAATTACAGCAGCAACCCATTCCGGCTCAGGATCCACAGTCAGTTTGAAAATCGGTTTGAAAAGGAGTGCGTCTATTGTCACATGGAGTGGACCGCCGACGGCAGCGAGTGCGTCGGCTGTCACGTGAACCAGACGGAATCGCTGGCCCCACAGGCGATGACAACCGGGATCCGCTTTAAACTGGCCAACGGCTCCACTGAAACCCGCTATACGAACCACAAATATACCGCCAACTGCATCAACGGGGTTGATGGCGCAATTACCTGCCACACTTCGGACAGTGGGCTGTTCACCAGCGGAGCCCATCAGGGGCACAACAGCAACGCCGGCACCTGGAGCAAAGCCCAGAAAGACGACATCAAAAACCAGTACGTTATGATGGGTGTCTGCCTCAAGTGCCATGACGACGACAGTGGCGACAAGTGCGTGAACTGCCACACCTCCAGCGACCCGTTTAAATATTCGCTGGGCTTCAACCCGGGAACCGGATGGATCAAGCCGAAGAAGGCGCGGGCGACATCGGCCCATTTCGGCTACAAGCATTATAAGACCCTGCAGGACACTGGGGTCACCAAGGGCGGTAAATTCTGCTGGGACTGCCACGATCCGCATGGCGACAAGAATATTTATATGATCCAGAGCATGGTCGCCACCACCACTGACGGCAAGTTCGGCAAGCCGCTAACAAGGGCCGCCGTAAGTTTCACCCGCAAGCAGAGCGGCCTTGACTATGCCCGGATCGTCCCGAACAGTGAAGGCAAATACGACGGCATCTGCAATGTCTGTCACTCTTCCGGAAGTCAACATTTCCGGAGTGATGGAGGCGATGGCCATAACTCCAGCCGCGTCTGCACTACCTGCCACGAACACCGCTTCAGCGACAGTCACGGCAACAAGCAGAGCTGCAACGCCTGTCATCTGAACAAACCAGTGCCACGCCATTCCGGATTCGGTCTCCCGCGCGACTGCACCAAGTGCCACGGCGGCGCGATCGGCTTGCGAATGGACGTCATGAGCCAGATGAAGGCCAACTCGCACCACGTCCAGGGGGTTGAGGTCAACAACAAGCACTGCTATGCCTGCCACTGGGAAGCAACGCCGGAAGGGCTGATCGATGTCCGGCATCACGAGGGGTATAACTACAAGAACCACTCCACCGTCAAGAACGCCAAAGTCGACCTGGTGGTATGGGGTGCCCGGTTCCGTCCGGCAGTATACAAGAACAAATCCACAGCCATCCAGTTCCTGGCAAGCAAAGTCAGTTTTGCAGTCCTTTCCACCTCAAGGAAAGAGGTCACCAAACTGAACACCCACTGCATCTCCTGCCATAGCGACCAGAACAACGACACCCAGCCGTTTGGCGATTGTCGGACACCGCGAGAGTACGCCTGGGATAAGAAAAGTATCGATGCCCGTTACTCCCAGACTGGCAGCGCCCGGTGGAGCCAGTACAACACCACCGGCAAGTACGGCGTAGCCAAAGCGTTCTCGGCACACGGCAATGCTACGGCCAATGCCGGCGGCTGGAGCGCGACCACCGGTACCGACTCCACCATCAGCAACAGCAGGAATGGCAGCTACAGCGTTACCTGCTTCGACTGCCACAGCTCGCACGGCTCCAAGGTTACCGGCAACACCACCAGCTACGAGACCTTTAACGGGACCAAGAACGGCGGCAACCTGAAAGAGACCCAGGCGGGCAAGGGCGGCTATACAATGAGCTACAAAGCGTCCTCCAACGAAAACCTGGCGGCGATCAACCCCTACAGCGCCGGTGCCGGGCAATGCTTTGACTGTCACCTGACCCAGAACGCCGGGACTACGCCGTGGGGCTACCAGTCAACCTTCGGGGCCACGGCAGCAATCATGGGCTATAAAGACACCCCGAAATTCGGCCAGGGAACCAAGGGGTCAACAGCCCGGTTCAGCGAGCGGGCCACCAAGGCAACCATTGTCGGCGGGCACATGAAGGCATCCTCACCCCTGGCGACTACGCCGGCCGACACAATCGGTGGAACCTGCGCCGCATGCCATGACCCGCATGGGGTCTCGCCAACGTTCGGCACCGACCAGGCCTATGCAGTGCCGCTTCTGAAGGGAACCTGGATGACCTCTCCGTACAAGGAGGACTCTCCGCCGCCGGATCCGTCCGGGGCCTCCTCAACTGCACTCTCGTGGGGACAGTACAACTGGTATCCATCCGTTACCCCGATAACGAACCACAGAATCGACCGGAACACCTTCGGAGCCGGCGGAAAAATCAGTGAGGACGACAGCAAATTTGCCGGGCTCTGCCTCCAGTGCCACGCCAAGTCGAGCCTTACCAATGGCATAAACAAGGACAAGGGGTGGAAAAGCATCGACCGGATCCACGAATCGGTCAAGGGTTGGGGTGCCAACACTGAACACAACTACACCTGCTCCAAGTGCCACCAGCCGCACAACTCCGGCCTGCCACGGCTGATGCAGACCAACTGCCTCGACTACCAGCACCGAGGCAACCGGGCATCCGGAGGGGTTCCCTGGAAGGCCAGCAGCCAAGTCTCGTATGCGGGGAGCCATGGTCAGTATCGAGGGTACCCGAACGGCGATCTGCTAGGCAACTCCGCCACCTATGAGGCAGGCATCGCTTGCCACACCAGCGGGACCTGGCCGAATAAAAACTACTGGAACCTGAAGACACCATGGCCGACAGTGCCGTAAACGACGTGACTGCATCCAATACACCCGGAGGCTCGCCAATGAACCTACTTGATCATAGAAAAACCTGCCGCACCATCTTAAGAGGATTGCGGTCACTCCTCTTGCCGGCCATAGCCGCAGCATCGTTTCTGGCCATCGGGGCAGGCGAGCTCTTCGCGGCCGGGGGTGACGTCATCTGGCAAAGTCAGGATTCCCAGGCCGGCAAGCAGGAGGCTCGCCGTTCCGTAGTAGATTCCAGCGGCAATGTCATCGTCACCGGTTATCGCAATCTTAACGGAGACACGGACAACGATTTCTGGACGGTAAAGTTCAAGTCCGATGGTAGCGGCGTTGCCTGGCGGGCCCACTTCGACAAGATCGGCGGCAGTGATCAGGCCAATGCCATCGCTGTGGACAAGGATGACAACATCATTGTCACCGGTCGTGTCCTTGACGGCACAACCGGCACCAACAACAACATGCACACCA from Geoanaerobacter pelophilus includes the following:
- a CDS encoding CxxxxCH/CxxCH domain c-type cytochrome, producing the protein MNRWPRSGYHSCSFIIMALVATFIFMRPATAQAAIDCYGCHGNKQPADIRPLDDPSGERNPLTGAFRGSHRKHLPQNSSSSNCEKCHSGSSTYYSGHRNGVISLNAKVNKSPKRTVYKNLSSNDAAIVFPQTPEPVAAACSGANCHFEAPTPTWGDHLPADTCASCHDAPPKDGAHGKKHGDYYGTGTGSCIKCHPDHRNDLNPITHPLESGERSLTVGFNTPPNSGGSYNGDVNYPNYLPSQHPARNGSCSNIYCHDDGQGHGPNMPITWSSTKTTACFSCHKGRSVDNKQFNCYSSGGTWNSDTQICSPYLNMTSNGHGRLVGPQWIRKYSCYYCHYNTVNTAGEISDKTKHVNGVKDVKMAPEWNIVGKDEASYEQATKKCYNVYCHSDGSPNPASVRPFSWTEPQTKCNTCHGHPIESCSDTSCHDGRTDSTGKIWTLPSKFLKPGTTNEYQWPRGEEWKSAIPMFVNAGAGQTRANSHTRHIETNFSCDLCHYLTIKQADNSCNATGCHPHTTGSMNEVAHLNGNKHVNRILDVSFKNGGSYNKDTKTCSGTSCHINMGTDPVWGETVNGTIICLGCHGTTNADVDDFGAIFNGTQAKINLTEWANTGHGRYSTSGRYPSSGNPAANFPGNPCWYCHDNRVFHNYSSNPFRLRIHSQFENRFEKECVYCHMEWTADGSECVGCHVNQTESLAPQAMTTGIRFKLANGSTETRYTNHKYTANCINGVDGAITCHTSDSGLFTSGAHQGHNSNAGTWSKAQKDDIKNQYVMMGVCLKCHDDDSGDKCVNCHTSSDPFKYSLGFNPGTGWIKPKKARATSAHFGYKHYKTLQDTGVTKGGKFCWDCHDPHGDKNIYMIQSMVATTTDGKFGKPLTRAAVSFTRKQSGLDYARIVPNSEGKYDGICNVCHSSGSQHFRSDGGDGHNSSRVCTTCHEHRFSDSHGNKQSCNACHLNKPVPRHSGFGLPRDCTKCHGGAIGLRMDVMSQMKANSHHVQGVEVNNKHCYACHWEATPEGLIDVRHHEGYNYKNHSTVKNAKVDLVVWGARFRPAVYKNKSTAIQFLASKVSFAVLSTSRKEVTKLNTHCISCHSDQNNDTQPFGDCRTPREYAWDKKSIDARYSQTGSARWSQYNTTGKYGVAKAFSAHGNATANAGGWSATTGTDSTISNSRNGSYSVTCFDCHSSHGSKVTGNTTSYETFNGTKNGGNLKETQAGKGGYTMSYKASSNENLAAINPYSAGAGQCFDCHLTQNAGTTPWGYQSTFGATAAIMGYKDTPKFGQGTKGSTARFSERATKATIVGGHMKASSPLATTPADTIGGTCAACHDPHGVSPTFGTDQAYAVPLLKGTWMTSPYKEDSPPPDPSGASSTALSWGQYNWYPSVTPITNHRIDRNTFGAGGKISEDDSKFAGLCLQCHAKSSLTNGINKDKGWKSIDRIHESVKGWGANTEHNYTCSKCHQPHNSGLPRLMQTNCLDYQHRGNRASGGVPWKASSQVSYAGSHGQYRGYPNGDLLGNSATYEAGIACHTSGTWPNKNYWNLKTPWPTVP